Proteins from a single region of Drosophila biarmipes strain raj3 chromosome 3R, RU_DBia_V1.1, whole genome shotgun sequence:
- the LOC108026174 gene encoding zinc finger CCHC domain-containing protein 10 isoform X1: protein MGCGRWSITNVTKKLYKKTFLILIFPSFSTRPRCFSTHIKISSQHRLLECFRMTLVGLAARKLAQKKRSAKLAADFPNGIRCQKCLQIGHWSYECKEKRKFVHRSSRTKQLSKHLAQKEAEAPKNEVEEQLEVASAGGKKVRRKRKTSKSSSSSSSSSDSSDSSSESESSSGSDSSSSSSDSDDEEGSSSGSSGSSSSSDSDSSEDEKKGAPQKKKKRAESSAESSDEQE, encoded by the exons ATGGGCTGCGGTCGGTGGTCCATCACTAATGTGAcgaaaaaattgtacaaaaaaacatttttgatacTCATTTTTCCCAGCTTTTCCACCCGGCCACGTTGTTTTTCCACCCACATCAAGATTTCCTCCCAACACCGGCTGCTCGAGTGCTTCAGGATGACCTTGGTGGGCCTAGCAGCCCGCAAGCTGGCGCAGAAGAAGAG ATCCGCCAAGCTGGCGGCCGACTTTCCCAACGGCATCCGGTGCCAGAAGTGCCTGCAGATTGGCCACTGGAGCTACGAGTGCAAAGAGAAGCGAAAATTCGTCCACCGGAGCTCGCGCACCAAGCAGCTGAGCAAGCATTTGGCCCAGAAGGAGGCCGAGGCGCCCAAGAACGAGgtggaggagcagctggaggTGGCGTCGGCGGGCGGCAAGAAGGTGCGCCGCAAGCGGAAGACCAGCAAgagctcctcgtcctcctccagcTCGTCGGACAGCTCAGACAGCAGCAGCGAATCGGAATCCTCGTCCGGCTCGGACTCCAGCAGCTCCAGTTCGGATTCGGACGACGAGGAAGGCAGCTCCTCGGGCTCCAGTGGCAGTAGTTCCTCCTCCGACAGCGACAGCAGCGAGGATGAAAAGAAGGGAGCGCCCCAGAAGAAGAAAAAGCGGGCAGAGAGTTCAGCGGAATCCTCCGACGAGCAGGAGTAA
- the LOC108026175 gene encoding uncharacterized protein LOC108026175 produces the protein MLQSNRVLQKEQAELFSIQKKLERVLPVIQEALNSLKVEELHLKSQVVGTQSTSLEGPPARDPLLIDPTEQLPNTVTSAMDSQQINSQRIDLELFSQVRPFDEEVDSD, from the exons ATGCTGCAGTCAAATCGCGTTCTTCAAAAAGAGCAAGCTGAAttgttttctatacaaaagaAACTGGAGCGAGTTCTGCCCGTCATCCAGGAGGCCTTAAATTCACTAAAG GTGGAGGAACTGCATCTCAAGTCGCAGGTGGTGGGCACGCAAAGCACTTCATTGGAAGGCCCTCCTGCCAGAGATCCCCTACTCATAGACCCTACAGAGCAGCTCCCGAACACCGTCACCTCCGCCATGGACTCACAGCAGATCAACAGCCAGCGAATAGATCTGGAACTCTTTAGCCAAGTGAGGCCATTCGATGAGGAAGTCGACTCGGactaa
- the LOC108026174 gene encoding zinc finger CCHC domain-containing protein 10 isoform X2 has translation MTLVGLAARKLAQKKRSAKLAADFPNGIRCQKCLQIGHWSYECKEKRKFVHRSSRTKQLSKHLAQKEAEAPKNEVEEQLEVASAGGKKVRRKRKTSKSSSSSSSSSDSSDSSSESESSSGSDSSSSSSDSDDEEGSSSGSSGSSSSSDSDSSEDEKKGAPQKKKKRAESSAESSDEQE, from the exons ATGACCTTGGTGGGCCTAGCAGCCCGCAAGCTGGCGCAGAAGAAGAG ATCCGCCAAGCTGGCGGCCGACTTTCCCAACGGCATCCGGTGCCAGAAGTGCCTGCAGATTGGCCACTGGAGCTACGAGTGCAAAGAGAAGCGAAAATTCGTCCACCGGAGCTCGCGCACCAAGCAGCTGAGCAAGCATTTGGCCCAGAAGGAGGCCGAGGCGCCCAAGAACGAGgtggaggagcagctggaggTGGCGTCGGCGGGCGGCAAGAAGGTGCGCCGCAAGCGGAAGACCAGCAAgagctcctcgtcctcctccagcTCGTCGGACAGCTCAGACAGCAGCAGCGAATCGGAATCCTCGTCCGGCTCGGACTCCAGCAGCTCCAGTTCGGATTCGGACGACGAGGAAGGCAGCTCCTCGGGCTCCAGTGGCAGTAGTTCCTCCTCCGACAGCGACAGCAGCGAGGATGAAAAGAAGGGAGCGCCCCAGAAGAAGAAAAAGCGGGCAGAGAGTTCAGCGGAATCCTCCGACGAGCAGGAGTAA
- the LOC108026279 gene encoding retinoblastoma family protein produces MNTCEVEGEAETLVKRFSASCEQLDLDLRIQESALASFRRFDASGGLSTSDGDVQEWLCCAVYSELQRVKMREIREESENAANDANESLAKNSCWNLSLTRLLCSFKVNVSQFLRRMEHWNWLAQNGNTFQVEIEELRRRLGITLTLLRHYKHIFQRLFIQPGEHADPDVHAHYQSLYEFGWLLFLVIRNELPGFATSSLVNGCQVLVCSMDLLFVNALEVPQSEVIRREFAGVPKKWDSKDFDAAFLNKYSALEELGALIPELPLKGVRQMKNAFFHKALMMLFMDQSLVGDDTHMREIVAEGMLDINMANLNRKYTNHVADISEMDERVLLCFQETKERQRDAHLSPLPAVQASSSWSSLKKLMSQELPLSLPGSIVKALQKETDGNRVVKYIDQTLLRMEMTFAKAAKDLLDAKAATKRIRLARGLYYKFLLKILAPELAAKPQLKIGQLLKQRTLTATLLACCLEVSLHVHDEQVDALKFPFILDCCTLDAYDFQKILELVVRHDQGFLGREVIKHLHVVEDKCLQSLIFRKTSQLWWNLRQRMPSYKDVQSEAEGKENSSTGTDICLRKFYGLANRRLLLLCQSLCLVDSFPHIWHLAEHSFTLEGGRLLRNRHLDQLLLCAIHLHVRLEKLRLTFSMIIQHYRRQPHFLRSVYREVDMGNGQTADIIRFYNSVYVKSMGTYGRHLDCEQSRGTKKPLGVLKETPLKERCLRSNISISATPSPKVCQSGSCSSLPPPSPAASPLPTQSSPNIKRAASTSELREVKRPNILRRTSFQ; encoded by the coding sequence ATGAACACCTGCGAAGTGGAGGGAGAGGCGGAGACGCTGGTAAAGCGCTTCTCCGCCAGCTGCGAGCAGTTGGACCTGGATCTGCGGATCCAGGAGAGCGCTCTGGCCTCCTTCCGACGATTCGATGCCTCCGGCGGGCTGTCCACCAGCGATGGCGATGTCCAGGAGTGGCTTTGTTGCGCCGTCTACAGCGAACTGCAGCGGGTGAAAATGCGGGAAATCAGGGAGGAGTCCGAGAATGCCGCCAACGATGCCAACGAATCGCTGGCCAAGAACAGCTGCTGGAACCTGTCACTGACCCGACTGCTGTGCAGCTTCAAGGTGAACGTGTCGCAGTTCCTGCGCCGCATGGAGCACTGGAACTGGCTGGCCCAGAACGGGAACACCTTCCAGGTGGAGATCGAGGAGCTGCGCCGTCGGCTGGGCATCACTTTAACCCTCCTGCGGCACTACAAGCACATCTTCCAGCGCCTGTTCATCCAGCCCGGCGAGCATGCTGATCCGGATGTCCATGCCCACTACCAATCGCTCTATGAGTTCGGCTGGCTTCTGTTCCTGGTCATCCGCAATGAGCTGCCCGGCTTTGCCACTTCAAGCCTGGTCAACGGCTGCCAGGTGCTGGTCTGCAGCATGGATCTGCTCTTTGTGAACGCCCTGGAGGTGCCCCAATCCGAGGTGATCCGTCGCGAATTCGCGGGCGTGCCTAAGAAGTGGGACAGCAAGGATTTCGACGCTGCCTTCCTCAACAAATATAGCGCCCTCGAAGAACTGGGAGCACTGATTCCCGAGCTGCCGCTGAAGGGGGTCCGGCAGATGAAGAACGCCTTTTTCCACAAGGCCCTCATGATGCTGTTCATGGACCAGAGCCTGGTGGGAGACGACACCCATATGCGAGAGATCGTGGCGGAGGGAATGCTGGACATCAACATGGCCAACCTAAATCGCAAATACACCAACCATGTAGCCGACATCAGTGAGATGGACGAGCGCGTGCTGCTCTGCTTCCAGGAAACGAAGGAGCGGCAAAGGGATGCTCATCTAAGTCCATTGCCCGCCGTTCAAGCCAGTTCCTCTTGGTCGTCGCTTAAGAAACTAATGTCCCAGGAGCTACCGCTGAGCCTTCCCGGCAGCATAGTAAAAGCTTTGCAGAAGGAAACTGATGGAAATAGGGTTGTGAAGTATATTGATCAAACGTTGCTACGTATGGAAATGACCTTTGCCAAAGCCGCCAAGGATCTGTTGGATGCAAAGGCGGCCACCAAGCGAATCCGCCTGGCCAGGGGTCTCTACTACAAATTTCTGTTAAAGATTTTGGCCCCGGAGCTGGCTGCAAAACCGCAGCTGAAGATAGGTCAGCTACTGAAACAGCGCACACTGACCGCCACCTTATTAGCCTGCTGCCTGGAAGTGTCTCTCCACGTTCACGATGAACAAGTGGATGCCTTAAAGTTTCCCTTTATACTGGACTGTTGTACGCTGGATGCCTACGACTTCCAAAAGATCCTGGAGCTGGTGGTGCGCCACGATCAGGGTTTCCTGGGTCGAGAGGTCATCAAACACCTGCATGTGGTGGAGGACAAGTGTCTGCAGTCGCTGATCTTCCGCAAGACCTCGCAGTTGTGGTGGAACTTGAGACAACGGATGCCCAGCTACAAGGATGTGCAGTCGGAAGCAGAGGGCAAGGAGAACTCTTCAACGGGAACGGATATTTGCCTGCGAAAGTTCTACGGCCTGGCCAACcggcggctgctgctcctgtgCCAGAGTCTGTGCCTGGTGGACTCCTTCCCGCACATCTGGCACCTGGCCGAGCACTCCTTCACCCTGGAGGGCGGCCGGCTACTGCGAAATCGTCACCTAGACCAGCTGCTGCTATGTGCCATCCATCTGCATGTGCGGCTCGAGAAGCTCCGCCTGACCTTTAGCATGATTATCCAGCACTATCGCCGCCAGCCGCACTTCCTGAGAAGCGTCTACCGGGAGGTGGACATGGGCAATGGCCAGACTGCGGATATCATCCGTTTCTACAACAGTGTGTATGTGAAGAGTATGGGCACCTATGGGCGTCACCTGGACTGCGAACAATCCCGGGGGACCAAGAAACCTCTGGGTGTTCTGAAGGAAACGCCTCTCAAGGAACGCTGCTTGAGATCCAACATAAGCATATCTGCGACACCCTCGCCAAAGGTCTGCCAAAGCGGATCCTGCTCCAGTCTTCCACCTCCCTCTCCTGCCGCTTCCCCACTGCCCACGCAGAGCTCCCCCAACATAAAGCGCGCTGCGTCGACCAGCGAACTGAGGGAGGTCAAGCGCCCCAACATCCTGCGCCGCACCAGCTTTCAGTAA
- the LOC108026173 gene encoding uncharacterized protein LOC108026173, whose amino-acid sequence METDTSAVLPQAGARHMPPEELAMQALTKQLYKSRLFRGHYMERCFVEQLGGYRDVVVLQRSERELEKLLHSTAGQLQRFYQRFVPNMWVGITCGSYGSYQHSPHPGQLETCIWTEISDLAFGEYWFSIRSLRFRDQEVQFKLKMVRPVEPEPLLTPRRSVSSNRRSPVKAITSGEGGSTTTDEVAEQLQLGLNDFLLVLQQWGDGVKQTVYDFMANDVNKRNIMGTIRFLGLLIFSALGGAALALRFLGVFAVRFLFELSRFTHTATPIVFKLIEFLNKIVGAFFILLTMIWKDLVNRGQPVAVPKQQLEASSRFKSIQYERSEPHRRSPRW is encoded by the coding sequence ATGGAGACCGACACCAGCGCGGTGCTGCCTCAGGCGGGCGCACGCCACATGCCGCCCGAGGAGCTGGCCATGCAGGCGCTCACCAAGCAGCTGTACAAATCCCGTCTCTTCCGGGGTCACTACATGGAAAGGTGTTTTGTGGAGCAGCTGGGCGGCTACAGGGACGTGGTGGTCCTCCAGCGCAGCGAGCGGGAGCTGGAGAAGCTGCTGCACTCCACGGCCGGCCAGCTGCAGAGATTCTACCAGCGCTTCGTGCCCAACATGTGGGTGGGCATCACCTGCGGCAGCTATGGCAGCTACCAGCACTCTCCGCATCCTGGTCAACTGGAGACATGCATCTGGACAGAGATCAGCGACCTGGCTTTCGGAGAGTATTGGTTCAGCATCAGGTCACTGCGCTTCCGGGACCAGGAAGTCCAGTTCAAGCTGAAGATGGTGCGACCCGTGGAGCCAGAGCCACTGCTGACACCGCGCAGATCGGTGTCCAGCAACAGGAGGAGCCCCGTCAAGGCAATCACATCGGGGGAGGGAGGTTCCACCACGACGGACGAAGTGGCGGAGCAGCTGCAACTGGGCCTCAACGACTTTCTGCTCGTTCTACAACAGTGGGGCGATGGGGTCAAGCAAACGGTGTACGACTTCATGGCCAACGATGTGAACAAGCGCAACATTATGGGAACCATTCGATTTCTGGGCCTGCTCATCTTCTCCGCCTTGGGTGGAGCTGCGCTGGCCCTGCGATTCCTGGGCGTCTTTGCTGTGCGCTTCCTGTTCGAACTGAGCCGCTTCACCCACACCGCCACGCCCATAGTCTTCAAGCTCATTGAGTTTCTGAACAAGATTGTGGGGGCCTTCTTCATACTGCTCACCATGATCTGGAAAGATCTCGTCAACCGTGGCCAGCCGGTGGCCGTGCCGAAGCAGCAGCTGGAGGCGAGCAGCCGCTTCAAGAGCATCCAATACGAACGTTCCGAGCCCCACCGACGGAGTCCGCGCTGGTGA